In Mauremys mutica isolate MM-2020 ecotype Southern unplaced genomic scaffold, ASM2049712v1 Super-Scaffold_100406, whole genome shotgun sequence, one genomic interval encodes:
- the LOC123361203 gene encoding putative uncharacterized protein FLJ46204: SHSHTHSHTNTLTLTTHTHSHTHTHTHTHTLTHSLTH; encoded by the exons tcacactcacacactcactctcacacaaacactctcacactcact actcacacacactctcacactcacactcacacacacactcacacactcacacactctctcacacactga